One Parafrankia irregularis DNA window includes the following coding sequences:
- the hrcA gene encoding heat-inducible transcriptional repressor HrcA → MLEERRLEVLRAIVEDFVLSNEPVGSKTLAERHALGVSPATVRNDMSALEEEGYITQPHTSAGRIPTDKGYRLFVDRLSGVKPLSRAERKAIQSFLEGAVDLDDVVRRSVRLLAQLTRQVAVVQYPSLSISSVRHIEIVTLNPNRLLLVLITDTGRVEQRVVDIPAPVDDGVVGELRGLLNGSLRGRRIADATEAAADLPDTVRPDLRPYLTTLTTVVLEALLERQEERVALAGTANLTRASVDFADSLRFILEALEEQVVLLKLIGSARETGTVTVRIGRETDVDALRSTSVVATGYGLGPAALGGMGVVGPMRMDYPGTMAAVRAVAKYVGELLGAD, encoded by the coding sequence GTGTTGGAAGAACGGCGCCTGGAGGTTCTGCGGGCAATCGTCGAGGACTTCGTGCTCAGCAATGAGCCGGTGGGATCCAAGACGTTGGCCGAGCGTCATGCCCTGGGGGTATCGCCCGCCACGGTGCGTAACGACATGTCCGCGCTGGAGGAAGAGGGCTACATCACGCAGCCACACACCAGCGCCGGTCGGATCCCGACGGACAAGGGCTACCGCCTCTTCGTCGACCGACTGTCCGGTGTGAAGCCGTTGTCGCGGGCCGAGCGTAAGGCCATCCAGAGCTTTCTGGAGGGCGCTGTCGACCTCGACGACGTGGTCCGCCGGTCCGTGCGGCTGCTCGCGCAGCTCACCAGGCAGGTGGCGGTGGTGCAGTATCCCTCGCTGTCGATCAGCAGCGTGCGGCACATCGAGATCGTCACGCTGAACCCGAACCGGCTGTTGCTGGTCCTGATCACCGACACCGGCCGGGTCGAGCAGCGGGTGGTGGACATTCCCGCGCCGGTCGACGACGGGGTCGTGGGGGAGCTGCGGGGCCTGCTCAACGGATCCCTGCGCGGCCGGCGGATCGCGGACGCCACCGAGGCCGCGGCCGACCTGCCGGACACGGTCCGCCCCGACCTGCGCCCCTACCTGACGACACTGACCACGGTGGTGCTGGAGGCCCTGCTGGAACGCCAGGAGGAGCGCGTCGCGCTGGCCGGGACGGCCAACCTCACCAGGGCGTCCGTGGACTTCGCCGACTCGTTGCGCTTCATCCTGGAGGCGTTGGAGGAGCAGGTGGTGCTCCTCAAGCTGATCGGTTCGGCGCGTGAGACCGGTACTGTTACGGTGCGCATCGGGCGCGAGACGGACGTCGACGCCCTGCGATCGACCTCTGTTGTCGCCACCGGGTACGGTCTCGGCCCGGCTGCACTGGGCGGAATGGGAGTCGTCGGCCCGATGCGGATGGACTATCCGGGAACGATGGCGGCTGTCCGGGCCGTCGCCAAGTACGTGGGTGAACTCTTGGGTGCCGACTGA
- the hemW gene encoding radical SAM family heme chaperone HemW has product MPSKPLEGAPAPVDGALPDAALATVGSRPFGVYVHVPYCAARCGYCDFNTYTPAELGAGGQGGATSFVDSIATEARLARSVLGERELPVATVFVGGGTPTLLPASDLAKVLRILDDTFGLAGDAEVTTEANPESVDLEALEHLRASGFTRISFGMQSARPHVLAALDRQHTPGRVAEVVGWARQAGFEQLSLDLIYGAPGESEADWAASLETVIELAPNHVSAYSLTVEEGTKLSRRVRRGELLEPDDDLLADRYLQADEAFAAAGLSNYEISNWSRDRASWCRHNLGYWRGDDWWGLGPGAHSHVGEVRWWNVRHPTEYATRVGAGRSPAAAREVLDAAAQRVERVMLGVRLVEGLETVALCDRGRAAADELAADGLILDRELAAGRVALTRRGRLLADTVVRALLPD; this is encoded by the coding sequence ATGCCATCCAAGCCTCTCGAAGGGGCGCCGGCGCCCGTCGACGGCGCACTCCCCGACGCCGCGCTCGCCACGGTCGGTTCCCGGCCGTTCGGCGTCTACGTTCACGTCCCGTACTGCGCGGCACGCTGCGGCTACTGCGACTTCAACACCTACACCCCGGCCGAGCTCGGTGCGGGCGGCCAGGGTGGGGCCACGTCCTTCGTCGACTCCATCGCCACCGAGGCCCGCCTCGCGCGTTCGGTTCTGGGTGAGCGGGAGCTGCCCGTGGCGACGGTCTTCGTCGGCGGTGGCACCCCGACGCTGCTGCCCGCCTCCGATCTGGCGAAGGTGCTGCGGATCCTGGACGACACCTTCGGCCTGGCGGGCGACGCGGAAGTGACGACCGAGGCCAACCCGGAGTCCGTCGACCTGGAGGCACTCGAGCATCTGCGGGCCAGCGGATTCACCCGGATCTCCTTCGGCATGCAGAGCGCCCGCCCGCACGTGCTGGCCGCGCTGGACCGTCAGCACACTCCCGGCCGGGTCGCCGAGGTCGTGGGCTGGGCCCGCCAGGCCGGCTTCGAGCAGCTCAGCCTCGACCTGATCTACGGCGCGCCGGGGGAGTCGGAGGCAGACTGGGCGGCCAGCCTGGAGACGGTCATCGAGCTCGCTCCGAACCATGTCAGCGCCTACTCGCTGACGGTGGAGGAGGGCACGAAGCTGTCCCGGCGGGTCCGTCGCGGCGAGCTCCTGGAACCGGATGACGACCTGCTGGCGGATCGCTACCTGCAGGCGGACGAGGCGTTCGCGGCCGCCGGGCTGAGCAACTACGAGATCAGCAACTGGTCCCGCGATCGGGCCTCCTGGTGCCGGCACAACCTGGGCTACTGGCGGGGCGACGACTGGTGGGGCCTGGGTCCGGGCGCGCACAGCCATGTCGGTGAGGTCCGGTGGTGGAACGTCCGCCACCCCACCGAGTACGCGACGAGGGTCGGCGCGGGCCGCAGCCCGGCCGCCGCCCGTGAGGTGCTCGACGCCGCCGCGCAGCGGGTCGAACGGGTCATGCTGGGGGTGCGGCTCGTCGAGGGTCTCGAGACGGTCGCGCTGTGCGATCGGGGGCGGGCGGCGGCCGACGAACTGGCGGCTGACGGCCTCATCCTCGACCGGGAGCTCGCGGCGGGGAGGGTGGCACTGACCCGCCGCGGTCGCCTGCTGGCCGACACCGTGGTGCGTGCGCTGCTGCCCGACTGA
- the lepA gene encoding translation elongation factor 4 — MSEAPHEAAGVDPASIRNFCIIAHIDHGKSTLADRMLGVTGVVEARNMRAQYLDRMDIERERGITIKAQNVRLPWRADDGADYVLNLIDTPGHVDFSYEVSRSLAACEGAVLLVDAAQGIEAQTLANLYLAIENDLTIIPVLNKIDLPAAQPEKYAEEIATIIGCDPGDVLKVSGKTGQGVPELLNEIVRRIPAPSGDPDGPTRAMIFDSVYDIYRGVITYVRVVDGTLSTRDRCLMMSTGASHETLEVGVISPEPRPTGSLSAGEVGYVIPGVKDVRQARVGDTMTSARRPATEMLGGYRDPRPMVYSGLYPLDGSEYPALREALDKLQLNDAALTFEPETSAALGFGFRCGFLGLLHLEIVRERLEREFDLTLISTAPNVVYRVVMEDASEVTVTNPSDWPGGKIAEVYEPVVEAMLLLPTDFVGAVMELCQGRRGVLQGMDYISTDRVELKYTLPLGEIIFDFFDALKSRTRGYASLDYEPAGEQASDLVKVDILLQGEAVDAFSAIVHREKAYTYGVAMTSKLRELIPRQQFEVPIQAAIGSRIIARENIRAIRKDVLAKCYGGDISRKRKLLEKQKEGKKRMKTIGRVEVPQEAFIAALSTTESPSSSGSKPAR, encoded by the coding sequence GTGTCCGAAGCACCGCACGAGGCAGCCGGCGTCGACCCGGCGTCGATCCGCAACTTCTGCATCATCGCCCACATCGACCACGGCAAGTCCACGCTTGCCGACCGGATGCTGGGCGTGACCGGCGTGGTCGAGGCCCGCAACATGCGGGCCCAGTACCTCGACCGGATGGACATCGAGCGCGAGCGTGGCATCACGATCAAGGCGCAGAACGTCCGGCTGCCGTGGCGGGCGGATGACGGTGCGGACTACGTCCTGAACCTCATCGACACGCCCGGCCACGTGGACTTCTCCTATGAGGTGAGCCGCTCGCTGGCCGCCTGCGAGGGTGCGGTCCTCCTGGTCGACGCCGCGCAGGGCATCGAGGCCCAGACGCTGGCGAACCTCTACCTGGCGATCGAGAACGATCTCACGATCATCCCGGTGCTCAACAAGATCGACCTTCCGGCCGCGCAGCCCGAGAAATACGCCGAGGAGATCGCGACGATCATCGGGTGCGATCCGGGTGACGTGCTGAAGGTCTCCGGCAAGACCGGGCAGGGCGTCCCGGAGCTGCTCAACGAGATCGTCCGCCGCATTCCGGCGCCGAGCGGCGACCCGGACGGCCCGACCCGCGCGATGATCTTCGACAGTGTGTACGACATCTACCGCGGTGTTATCACCTATGTCCGGGTCGTGGACGGGACGCTGTCGACCCGTGACCGGTGTCTGATGATGTCCACCGGCGCCAGCCACGAGACGCTCGAGGTCGGTGTCATCTCCCCGGAGCCGCGACCGACGGGCTCGCTGTCGGCGGGCGAGGTGGGCTACGTCATCCCCGGGGTGAAGGACGTCCGCCAGGCCCGCGTCGGCGACACCATGACCTCGGCGCGCCGGCCGGCGACGGAGATGCTCGGCGGGTACCGCGATCCGCGTCCGATGGTCTACTCGGGCCTCTATCCCCTCGACGGCAGCGAGTACCCGGCCCTGCGCGAGGCGCTGGACAAGCTGCAGCTCAACGACGCGGCACTGACCTTCGAGCCGGAGACCTCGGCGGCGCTCGGGTTCGGCTTCCGCTGTGGGTTCCTCGGCCTGCTGCACCTGGAGATCGTCCGTGAGCGGCTCGAGCGCGAGTTCGACCTCACGCTCATCTCGACGGCGCCGAACGTGGTCTACCGGGTGGTCATGGAGGACGCCTCCGAGGTCACCGTGACCAACCCCAGCGACTGGCCCGGGGGCAAGATCGCGGAAGTGTACGAGCCGGTGGTCGAGGCGATGCTGCTGCTGCCGACCGACTTCGTGGGCGCGGTGATGGAGCTGTGCCAGGGCCGCCGCGGTGTGCTCCAGGGCATGGACTACATCTCCACGGACCGGGTGGAACTGAAGTACACGCTGCCCCTCGGTGAGATCATCTTCGACTTCTTCGACGCGCTGAAGTCGCGCACCCGCGGCTACGCGAGCCTCGACTACGAGCCCGCGGGCGAGCAGGCGTCCGATCTGGTCAAGGTGGACATTCTGCTCCAGGGGGAGGCCGTCGACGCCTTCTCGGCGATCGTGCACCGGGAGAAGGCCTACACGTACGGGGTCGCGATGACCTCGAAACTCCGCGAGCTGATTCCGCGCCAGCAGTTCGAAGTGCCGATCCAGGCCGCGATCGGCAGTCGGATCATCGCCCGCGAGAACATTCGCGCCATCCGCAAGGACGTGCTCGCCAAGTGCTACGGCGGTGACATCAGCCGCAAGCGCAAGCTGCTGGAGAAGCAGAAGGAGGGCAAGAAGCGGATGAAGACCATCGGTCGGGTGGAGGTCCCGCAGGAGGCCTTCATCGCCGCGCTGTCGACGACGGAGAGCCCGAGCTCGTCGGGGTCGAAGCCGGCGCGCTGA
- the rpsT gene encoding 30S ribosomal protein S20 → MANIKSQIKRNLTNEKRRLRNKAVKSELKTHVRRFRDAVEAGDSERADAAFRLAAKKLDKAASKGVIHPNQAANRKSAMAKANAGISA, encoded by the coding sequence GTGGCCAACATCAAGTCGCAGATCAAGCGCAACCTCACCAACGAGAAGCGACGGCTGCGCAACAAGGCCGTGAAGTCCGAGCTGAAGACCCACGTGCGCCGCTTCCGCGACGCCGTCGAGGCCGGTGACTCGGAGCGCGCCGACGCCGCCTTCCGTCTCGCCGCCAAGAAGCTGGACAAGGCCGCCAGCAAGGGTGTCATCCACCCGAACCAGGCCGCCAACCGCAAGTCGGCGATGGCGAAGGCGAACGCGGGCATCAGCGCCTGA